The region GCGGCGGCAGAGACGTCGGCCGCCGGGTGCACGGCGAGCACGAGCCGGGAGGCGAAGTCACCGAGCGGGTCGACGCCGAAGACCCGGTGCACGGGAAGACCGCGGCTGCGCGCGACCTGGGCGGCGCTCTGGCCGTACGGGGTCACCAGCAGGACCGCGTCCTCGGACGGTTCCTCCTCGACCACGACGCCCGCCTCGCGCAGCAGGGAGACCAGCCGGTCGCGGCTTGCCGGCTCGGTGTCGTCGACCCACACCGGCCTTCGCGGGGCGTCGGGAGCGCCGGGCTCGGGCGCCTCCTGCTTGACGCCGTCGATGTAGCGGTAGAAGCCCTCACCGGTCTTGCGGCCGAGCAGCCCGGCCTCCAGCCGGGACCTGGTGATCCCGGACGGCCGCAGCCGCGGGTCGCCGTAGAAGCCCGACCAGATGCTCTCCAGCACCGGGTGCGAGACGTCCAGGCCGGTGAGGTCGAGCAGTTCGAACGGCCCCATCCGCAACCCGAGCACGTCCCGGGCGATCCGGTCCACATCGGACGGTTCCACCGCGGACTCGGACATGATCTGCAGCGCTTCGGTGGCCAGGCCGCGTCCGGCGTGGTTGACCAGGAAGCCCGGGGTGTCGGTGGCCAGCACGGGCTGGTGCCCGAGGCGCCGCACCAGCTCCACCAGGTCGGCGGACAGGTCCTGGCGGGTGCGCGCGCCGGGGATCACCTCGACCAGTTTCATCAGCGGCACGGGGTTGAAGAAGTGCAGGCCGATGAGCCTGGACGGGTCGGCCAGCGCGGCCCCGATCGCGGTCACCGAAAGCGAGCTGGTGTTGGTGGCCAGCACCGCGTGCCGCGGGCAGACCTCCTCCAGTCCGGCGAAGAGCTCGCGCTTGGTGTCCAGGTCCTCCCGGACGGCCTCGACGACCAGGTCGCAGGAGTCGGCCGGCGCCAGCGGGTCGCCGACCGGCCGCAGCCGCGCGGTCGCGGCGTCGGCCTCCTCGGCGCTCATCCGGCCCTTGCCCACCAGCTTGCCGAACATCTCGCCGACGTGGTCGACCGCCGCCGACACCGCCTCCTGGCGGGCGTCGGCCAGCTCGACGGTCAGCCCGGCCGCCGCGGCGAGCTGCGCGATGCCCCGCCCCATCACGCCGGTACCGATCACCCGGACCACGTTGACCTGCTGTGCCCACTGCCCCATCGCAGCATCTCCTCCAGAAACCGTCGTAGGACCCGCTCGGCGGGCCGGTGAGCGCGCACCGGCCGGTCGCCCTCAGCGTAGATAGACCCGCCGCGGGTCGATCTCCTCCCGCAGCAACCGGAGTTCACGCTCGGTCGGCGGATTCGTGGTCGGCAGGTCGGCGGCCACCTCCAGCGGCCAGCCGGTGGCCTCGCGGACCTGGTCGGCGTCGACGCCGGGGTGCACCGCGACGAGCCGCAGCTCCTCCTCCGCGCTCTCGCGCCGCAGCAGTCCGAGTCCGGTGATCACCGTGGTCACGCCCCGTCCGCGCACCGGCGCGTCCGGCACGGCCGCCCGCGCCCGCGCGGGTCCCGGGCTCGTGCAGAAGTCGAGCTCGTCGACGAAGGAGCGCCGGTCGTGCCTGCGCATCACCACGAACACCTCGCGCGAGTTGGCCATCACCTCGGCCGCCCCACCCGAGCCGGGCAACCGGGCCTTCGGTCGCTCCCACTCGCCGATGACCGTGCTGTTGAGGTTGCCCCACCGGTCGATCTGGGCGGCGCCGAGGAAGCCGACGTCGACGTGCCCGCCCTGGAGCACGAACCCGAACAGCGCCGACATGCTCAGCACCGACTCCGCCCCGGAGACCAGGAACGAGTCGCCGATGGATTCCGGCAACCGCTGCGGGTGCGCCCCGTACACGCCGGACTCGTAGACCAGGCCGACATCGGGTGCGACGGTGCGCTGCGCCAGCGCGACCGCCAGCGTCGGCAGGCCGATCCCGGCGAACACCCGGCGCCTGCCCGCCAGCTCCCGCGCGCTGAGCACGCTGAGCAGTTCGGTGGTGGTGTACTCGGCGTCAGTCACGTGCGGCTCCGTAGTCGACCGGTGCGGACAGCGCGGATTTCGGAATGAGCTCGTCCCAGTGCGCGTCACCGAGCTTGGCCAGGTACTCGGAGTGGTCGGCGAGGTCGTGCACCCACTCGTCGAGCCACTGCCGCAACCGCTCCGGATCGCGGCTGATCTCCGGCCACGCGCGGTAGAAGGCGCCGTCGCGCTCGTAGTAGCCCTGCACGTAGGAGGGATGCGCACCGCGCGGGCACTCCACGACCGCGTCGACCACGAACTCCGGGATCAGCGTCCGGTTCGGGTCGGAACGGATCACCTCCGGCGCCACGACCTCCTCGACCACCACGACGACCTTGCGCGCGGCGAAGGCCACCTCCTGCTGACCGCCGAGCATGCCCCAGACCTGGGTGTTGCCCGCCGCGTCGGCGCGCTGCGCGTGCAGGATCGCCACGTCCGGGTTCAACGGCGGGACCGCGTGCACCGTCGTCCCGTCGTCGAACGGCGAGCGGACGGTGCGGATGTTGGGGTTGACCCGCGGCAGGTCGCTGCCCGCGTAGGAGCGCAGCGGGTAGAACGGCAGCCCCTGCGCGCCCGCGAGGTAGCGGCCCAGGAGCCCGTAGTGGCTGTACTCCTCCAGCTCCAGCGGTTCGGGATCGGCGTGCTCGACGCGCCTGCGCAGCTCGTGCAGCGATCCGACGGCGCTGTTGCCGACGAAGGAGGAGACGAGCTTGCGGGCGACCCCGGCGGCCAGCATCTGGTCGAAGACGATGTCGGCGGTCATGCGCACCAGCGTCAGGTCCCGCCTGCCCTGCCGGATGATCTCGTGCCCGGCCGCCACCGGGATCAGGTGCGTGAAGCCCTCCAGGGCCACCACGTCACCGTCGCGCACGTGCGCCGAGACGGCCTCGCGCATCGTGGCGGTGCGGTCCTCGCCCACCGTCGACCTCCCTCGGTTCGGGTGGATCCAACCAACCACGCCGCGGCGAGAGCGTCCAATACTGAATTCAGACGCCAGTAAGATGGAATGCCGAACAATCGAGGAGGTGCGCCGTGGAGTTCCGCCATCTGGCCGGGTTCGTCGCCGTCGCCGAGGAGCTGCACTTCGGGCGCGCCGCCGCACGCCTGCACATCGCCCAGCCGCCGCTGAGCCAGCAGATCCGCCAGCTCGAACACGAGCTCGGGGTGCAGCTGTTCGAGCGCAACACCAGGTCGGTGCGGCTGACCTCCGCGGGGCAGGCGATGCTCGACCCCGCCCGGCAGGTGCTGGCCGACCTCGACGTGGCGACCCGGGCGGCGCAGGCCGGCGGGCGCGGCGAGATCGGGCGCGTCAGCATCGGCTTCGCCGGGGCGAGCAGCCACGAGACGCTGCCCCGCCTGACCCGCGCGGTGCGGGCCAGGCACCCCGGCATCGAGCTGGTGCTGCGCGGCCAGACCTACTCCGGCGAGGCGCTCAACAAGGTCGCCGAAGGCGAGCTCGACCTGGGCTTCGTGCGGCTGCCGGTCCGACGCGACGGGGTGGCGGTCCGGCTGGTCGAGCACGAGCACCTGGTCGCGGCGCTGCCCGCCGAGCACCGGGTCGCCGACCGGAACGAGATCAACCTGCCCGACCTGGCCGACGAGCCGTTCGTGACCTTCCCCGGCACCCGCGGCTCGGCCGTCCGCGACGCCCTCGTGCACGCCTGCGTCACCGCCGGGTTCCACCCGCGGATCGTTCAGGAGGCACCCGACTCCTACACGATCCTCGCGCTGGTCGGCGCGGGCGTCGGGGTGACGCTGACGGTGTCGTCGGTGCAGCACATCCGTACCGAGGGCATGGTCTACCGGCCGCTGGCGGGTCCCACGCAGCCCATGTCGCTGGCGCTGGCGTGGCGGCGCGACAACCCGTCGGCCGCGCTGCGATGCGTGCTGGCGGTCTCGGAGGAAGCCATGCCGACCCCGGAGTGATCCCGCGGGGCGCGAGCCAGCTCTGGCGTGAGCAGACGCCGAGGCGATTATGTCGATCCGCGTCTTGCTGCGCGCCTGATTTGGTATTGGACGGTATCGCGCACGGCGTGTCAGGGTGGCCGCTACCGCAGCCCGTGAGCCCGATCACGCCCTGCGGCCTCAGCTCGCTTCCCAGGACGACGCAGTCCTGCCCACGAGGAGCCCGTCCATGAGCCAAGCCGTACCCGACACCAGAGTGGCGCGCCGAGCCGGTATCGCCTCGTTCACCGGCACGACCATCGAGTGGTACGACTTCTACATCTACAGCAGCGCCTCCGCGCTGGTGCTGAACAAGGTCTTCTTCCCCACCGTCGACCCGGCCGCCGGCACGCTGGCCGCCTTCGCCACCTTCTGGGTCGGCTTCCTGGCCCGCCCGGTCGGCGGTGTGCTGTTCGGCCACCTCGGCGACCGCATCGGCCGCAAGAAGACGCTGATCACCACCCTGCTGCTGATGGGCGGCGCGACCACCTGCGTCGGACTGCTGCCCACCTACGCCACGATCGGCGTCGCCGCGCCGCTGCTGCTGGTCGTCCTGCGGATGCTGCAGGGCGTGGCCATGGGCGGCGAGTGGGGCGGAGCGGTGCTGATCGCGTCCGAGCACGCGCCGAAGGGCAGGAAGATCCTCTACGGCGCCTTCGCCCAGCAGGGCTCCCCAGCGGGCAACGTGCTGGCCACCCTGTCGTTCCTGCTGGTCGCCCAGCTTCCCGACGAGGCGTTCTCCAGCTGGGGCTGGCGGATCCCGTTCCTGGCCTCCGCGCTGCTGGTGGTGGTCAGCCTGGTGATCCGGCTCAGCGTCGAGGAGTCGCCGGAGATGCGCAGGCTGATGGAGTCCAGGACGGTGGCCAAGCTGCCCATCCGAGACGTGCTGCGCAGCTCGCCGCTGATCATCGCGCTCGGTGTGGGCGCGTGCACCATCGCGGTGTCTGCCACCTACTTCAAGTCGACCTTCGCGCTGTCGTGGGCGGTGTCGGACCTGGGCTTCCAGCGCTCGACCTTCCTCACCGTCATCCTCGTCGCGGGCATCGCCCAGCTGATCTTCCAGCCGCTCGGGGCGGTGCTGGCCACCCGCTGGGACCTGCGCCGCGCGGTCACGGTGCTGCTGGTGCCCGAGCTGGTGCTGATGCCGGCGATGTTCTGGCTGATCAGCACCGGATCGCTGGGGCTGTCGATGCTCGGCATGGCGGTGGCGACCCTGCCGCACGCGATGTACTACGCGGCGCTGGCGGGCATCCTGGCCCGGTCCTTCCCCGCGCACGTGCGCTACACCGGGATCTCGCTGTGCTACCAGCTGTGCACGACGCTGTTCGCCGGTACCGCGCCCATGCTCGGCCAGTACCTTATGAACGTCACGGGGTCCATCGTGTCGGTGGTGTTCCTGGCGGTGGCCCACGTGCTGTTGACTCTGTTCTGCGTGCTCGCCCTGCTGCGGCGCGCACCGTCCACCGAGGGCGAGCCCGTGGCCGAACGGCCCGTGGTCGCCCGGTCCGCCTGACCCGACTGCAAGTGAGGAGCAGCAATGCGCGACGCGGTCATCTGTGAACCGCTGCGAACCCCGATCGGCGGCTTCGGCGGGGTGTTCAAGACCGTGCCCGCGGCCGAGCTCGCCGCCACGGTGATCACCGCCCTGCTGGAGCGCACCGGGCTGCCCGGGTCCGCGGTCGACGAGGTGATCCTCGGCCACTGCTACCCCAGCTCCGACGCACCCGCGATCGGCCGGGTGGCCGCGCTCGACGCGGGCCTGCCGGTCGAGGTCGGCGGCACCCAGATCGACCGCCGTTGCGGCTCGGGGTTGCAGGCGGTGCTCGACGCGGCGATGCAGATCCAGACCGGCGTCAGCGACGTGGTGCTCGCCGGCGGCGCCGAGAGCATGAGCAACGCGCCCTTCTACACCACCGAGGCGCGCTGGGGCATCCGCGGCGCGGGTCTGCAGCTGCACGACTCGCTGGCGCGCGGCCGGGTCACCGCGGGCGGCGCCAACCACCCGGTGCCGGGCGGGATGCTGGAGACCGCCGAGAACCTGCGCCGCGAGTACGGGATCTCCCGGCAGGAGCAGGACGAACTCGCGGTCCGCTCGCAGCAGCGCACCGCCGAAGCGGTCTCGGCCGGGCTGTTCGAGGAGGAGATCGTGCCGGTGACGGTGCGCTCCCGCAAGGGCGACACCGTCGTGACCGCCGACGAGCACCCTCGCCCGGACACCACGCTGGACAAGCTGGCCGGGCTGAAGCCGGTCCTGGGCAAGTCCGATCCCGACGCCACCGTGACCGCCGGCAACGCCAGCGGCCAGAACGACGCGGCGGCCGTGTGCGTCGTGACCACGTCCGAGAAGGCCGCCGAACTCGGCCTGCGTCCGCTGGTGCGCCTGGTGTCCTGGGCCCGGGCGGGCGTGCCGCCGCGCACGATGGGCATCGGTCCGGTGCCGGCGACCGCCAGGGCGCTGGAGCGCGCGGGGCTCGGGCTCTCCGACATCGACCTCATCGAGCTCAACGAGGCGTTCGCCGCGCAGGTCCTGGCCTGCACCCGGGAGTGGGAGCTCAAGCCGGCCGACTTCGACCGGCTCAACGTCCACGGATCGGGCATCTCGCTGGGCCACCCGGTCGGTGCCACCGGCGGACGCATCCTGGCGACGCTGTCGCGGGAGATGAAGCGCAGGCAGGCCCGCTACGGCCTGGAGACGATGTGCATCGGCGGCGGCCAGGGCCTGGCGGCGGTCTTCGAGCGGATCTGACGCAGGAGGACCGGGCCCGCGCGGTCGGCGCGGGCCCGGTCCGTCCGGTCAGGAAGCGCCCTGCGCGCTGGGCTGTGCGCCGATCTCGTCCAGCTCGCGTCCCTTTGTCTCGGGCGCCGCGACCGCCATCCACAGCGAGGCCAGCAGCAGGAGAACGCCGATCACCGCGAAGGTCATCGGCAGCCCGAGGTGCGGCCACAGCAGCGAGCCGAAGATCAGCGGCACGAACCCGGCACCGATGCGGCTGACCGTCGAGGCCCAGCCGAACCCGCTGGCGCGCAGCTCCGTCGGGTACAGCTCCGAGACGTAGGCGTACAGGGCCGGGATCGTCAGCTCGATGAGGAAGCCGAACGCGGTGATCCACGCCTTGGCCGCGAAGTCGATGTCGAGCTGGTAGGCGAACAGCACCAGCGACAGCGCCGCCAGCGGACCGCTGGCCCCGATCACCCACTTGCGCCCGACCACGTCGACCAGCCACGCCGACACCAGCACCCCGACGATGCCGATGGCGGTCATCAGCGTGGTGACCATGAACGCCGCGTAGTTGCCGTAGCCCTGGCTGATCAGGATGCTCGGCAGCCAGGTCAGCGCGCCGTAGTAGACCAGGAAGACGGTCAGGAACAGCGCCCAGGACGCCGAGGTGATCCCCGCGCTGAACCGCCACAGGTCGCGCAACTGCCCGCCCAATGCCCGAGGTGAAAGCTTCGCCTTGGGCGCGGGTTCGGGCAGCACCCACGGTTCGGCGGTCGCGCCGGTGCGCCGCACCAGCGCGTCTATCACCGCTCTGGCCTCCTCACCGCGTCCCTTGCGGACCAGGTACATCGGCGACTCCGGCACCGAACGGCGCACCCAGAACAGCAGCAGCGCGGGCAGCACCATGACCAGCAGCAGCATCCGCCAGCTCCCGGTGGCCACGATCAGCCCGGCCGAGACCACGCCGCACAGCGTCGCCCCGATCGGCCACCACACGTCCATCGCGGTCAGCACCTTGCCGCGCACCTTGGCCGGGGTGAACTCGCCGACCAGCGCGTAGTCCACCGGGATGCAGCCGCCGAGGCCCACTCCGGCCAGGAACCGGAACACGCAGAAGGTGACGAAGTCCGGCGAGGCCGCACCTGCCACCGAGAACAGCGAGAACATCAGCAAGGTCAGGCTGAACGCGCGCCTGCGGCCGATGGTGTCGGCGATCCAGCCCCACACGATCGCGCCGACCGCCATGCCGATCAGGTTCGAGGTGCCCACCCAGCCGCGCGCGCCGGGCGAGAGGCCCCATTCGGCTCCGACGAGCGGGATGAGGAACCCGTTGAGGGTCACGTCCCACGCGTCGAACATGAACCCCAGTCCGCCGATCAGGAAGATCGTGCCCTGGGTGTTCCACTTCCACGGCAGTTCCTGGACGACCTGGTCTCCGGTCTTCATGGCAGGCTCCGTTCGGTCTGGGCCGGCAGTGCGGACCTCAGAGGTCCATGATCGCCTTGCGCTGCCCGCCGTCGAGCGGGATGTGCGCGCCGTTGAGGTAGCTCGCCCGCGGCGAGGCGACGAAGGTCACCACGTCGGCGACCTCGTCCGGTTCGCAGATGCGGCCCAGCGGCAGCGACGCCAGCGCCAGCTCGTGCGCGCGGTCGCCGGAGACCTGCTTGTCGCGGGCGAACGCCGCTTCCAGACCCGCCCACCGGTCGGTGTTGACCGGCCCGGGGTTGACGGTGTTGCAGCGGATGCCCATCGGCCCGTACTGCTCGGCCACCGACGAGGCGAAGTTGATGTCGGCGGCGTTGGCCGCGCCCGCGGTCATCTCCCAGTAGGACGGCTTGAGACCGTCGTTGCCGACCACCAGCACGATCGATCCCTCACCGCGCTCGCGCATGTGGCCGATCACCGCGCGCACCGTGCGCACGTAGCCGAGGAACTTCAGCTGCATGCTGCCGAGCCACTGCTCCTCGGTCAGCTCCTCCAGCAGCCCGCCGGGCGAGGAACCCGCGCAGGTCACCACGATGTCGATCTTGCCGAAGCGGTCGATGGCCGCCTGCACGCACCGCTCGACCTCGGCGGTGACGCTCATGTCCCCGGCCAGCCCCAGCGCCTCGCCGCCACCGGCCGCGGTGATCTCCTTGGCCGCGCGCAGGATGTCGGCCTCCGTGCGCGAGACGACCACCACGTCGCAGCCCTCCGCGGCGAGCCGCTCCGCGGTGGCGCGGCCGATGCCCTTGCTGGCGCCGGTGACCAACGCGGTCTTGCCGTCGAGCTTCAGATCCATTGCGGACTCTCCCTTGTCGCGTCGGGGCTCACTTGGCGCCCGTGGTGGACGTGCTCAGCGAACGCGGATCCCTGGCGGGCCAGCGGTCGTTGACGACCTGGGCCAGGAAGCGCTCGACGTGGATGTTGAACAGCTCGGGTTCCTCGAGGTTGGTGACGTGACCGGTCCTGGGCAGCACCAGCAGGCCCGCCCTCGGCATGGTGCGCTTGAGCATGAGGTCGGTCTCCAGCACGCCCTCGTCCTCGTCGCCTGCGACGATCAGGGCCGGGACCTGGCAGCCGGCCAGCTCGCCGCGCAGCGCGTACAGCGAGGGACGCGCCTTCTGCACCGCGCGCATCGTCAGCGCGGCACCGATCGGGTCGTGCTCGGCGAGCACCGCCACGTGTTCGGCGTGCCCGCGCGGGTCCTTGTTCTCGAACTGAACGCGGGCCGGGCCGTAGCCGTACCACTGGGCCATCTCGGCCGAGCCGTCGGTCTCGAAGGCGACCGCGACCTTCTCCGACTCGGCGCGGAACGTGTCCTGGGTGTCGGGATGCGCGCCGTAGCCGCACCCGGCCACCACCATGGAGCGGGCGCGGGACGGGTAGCGCAGTCCGAAGTGGAGGGCGCAGAACCCGCCCATCGAGTTGCCGACGACGTGGGCGGACTCCGCACCGATGGCGTCGAGCACCGCGGCCAGGTCGTCGACCGCCCGGTACTGGCCGTACGCGGCGGGATCGCCCGGCACGTCCGACGGCGGGAAGCCCCGCGCCGCGTAGACGACGCAGCGGTAGGAGCGGGAGAAGTGCCTGATCTGCGGCTCCCACGAGCGGTGGTCGCCGGCGAACTCGTGGACGAACACCAGCGGGACACCGCTGCCCGCCTCCTCGTAGTACAGGCGCACTCCGTCGTCGGTCGTGGCGTGGGGCATCCGGGCCTCCGTTTCCGGGACTCATCTCGCGGCCGCGGCCGCTACCTGCGGGGAACCTCCCCGGTGAACACGGCGCCGTTCTCGGTGCGTTCGCGGGCGAGCCTTTCCAGCAGCCGCTCGCCGTGCACGACGTGCTCCTTGGCCCTGCGCACCGCGTCGGGGTCGAGGCCGGTCACGGTGCGCGCGACCGCGAGCGCCTCGGCCAGCGGGGCGTCGGCGACGCGGTCGAGCAGTCCGATGCGGACGGATTCCTCCGGCTCGACGAACCGCTGGCTGAAGATCAGTTCGAGGGCGTGCCTGCCGACCGTGGACGGCAGCGCCCACGGCCCCACCGAGAGCCCGTGCGCGGGACCGACGAAGCGGAAGCGGGCGCGCTCCGAGCCCAGCCGCACGTCGCAGGCCAGCGCGAGCTGCGCGCCACCGCCGACCGCGGCGCCGTCGATCGCCGCGACGATCGGTACCGGCGCGGTGATCATCTGCTCGAACAGCGCGTACAGCTCGTCGCTGACCGCCTTGCGCTCGGCGTCGGGGACCGCGAGGTCGGCTCCCGCGCAGAAGCGCCCGGAGGTCTGCGAGCACACCACGATCGCCCGGGTGCCGGGACCGGCGCCGGAGATGTGCTTGCGCAGCGCGGCGACCAGCTCCAGGTCCAGCGCGTTGTGGACCTTCGGCCGGTCCAGCGCCAGCAGCAGAACGCCGGCTTGGGGTTCGGAAGGCCTCAACGACGTGCTCATCGGCGCCCCAGCAGTGTCACGACGCGGCGGGCGGGCAGGGTGTAGCGGTCGGCACCGACGCGGACGGTGGCGTCGACGATCTCGTCGGCCAGCACACCGCGCCGCCTGCCCCGGCCGCCCAGCAGCCTGCCCGCGACGACACCGACTGCGAGCGCGGCGGCCAGCGGCGCGATCCGCTTGGCGAGCGGTAACGCGACCAGCGACATCCCGTCGAGCTCGGCTTCGGCCGCCCGCGGTTCCGCCGCGGGGGCGGCGGCCGGCGGCGCAGGGGCGGGCTCCGCCGGCGAGGCGGCGGGTGCGGGCTCGGCGAGCAGGCCGCTGAGGTTGCCCGCGAACTGCTCCATCAGCTTCTGCGAGACGTCCCCGAGAGCGCCCCGTCCGAACTGGGCGACCTTGCCCCGGATCACCAGATCGGTGTCCAGCGACAACACGCTGCCCTCGTCGTGCGGGCGGACCCGGACCCGCACCTTGGCCTCGGCCGCGCCGCCGCCGTGCTGGTCGGCGCCCCGCGCGTCGAGGACGATGCTGCTGCCCGCGCGGTCGACCTCCAGGAACCGCACGACCCCGCTGTAGGCGGCCGAGATCGGCCCGACCTTGACCTTCACCCTGCCCTGGTAGCCGTCATCGCCCGAGCGCCCCTGCAGGGTGGCCCCCGGCATGCAGGGCGCGACCCGTTCGACGTCGTTGATCAGGTCGAAGACCTGCTCCGGCGGCGCGGGCAGCACCACCTCGTTGGTCAGCCGCATGGCAACTCCTCCCTCTCGCCGCGGCGAGCACGTCAGTTCGCGAGCTCGGCGACCCGCCGCGGTGCCAGCGGCAGGTGCCCGACGTCTCCGGACAGGCCGATGGCGTCGCGGACGGCGTTGGCGACGGCCGCGCCGACGGCGGTGATCCCGCCCTCGCCCGCGCCCTTGACGCCCAGCGGGTTGTCCGGGCTGGGCGCGTCCTCGGTCACCAGCGCCTCGACGACACCTGGGACCTCAGCGGCCGTCGGCAGCAGGTAGTCCATGAACGTCGTCGCCTGGGGCTGTCCCTGTTCGTCGTAGTGGAAGTTCTCGTAGACCGCACCACCAAGCCCCTGCGCCACTCCCCCGAGCAGCTGACCCTCGACCAGGGCGGGGTTGATGGCCCGGCCCACCTCGTAGGCGACCAGGTAGCGCAGCACCGAGACGTGCCCGGTCCCCCGGTCGATCTCGACCAGCGCCACGTGGACGCCGTAGGGGTAGGTCATGTGGTCGACCTCGAAGACGCGGCGCGCCTGCAGCCCCGGCGCGACCCCGGCCTCCAGGTACCTGCTGCCGGGCGCGCAGGCGGCGGCGACCTCGGCCAGCTCGACGCGCCGGCCGTCGGCGGCGAAGCCGGCCCCGTCCTGCTCGACCCACGCCCGCGGCACGTCGAGCATCAGCGCGGCGACCTGCCGGGCGCGCTCGACCACGGCCTGGGCGGCGAGGTCGACGGCGTTGCCCGCCAGCACGGTCGAGCGGCTGGCCCACGACCCGAGTCCGAACGGCTGCAGCTCGGTGTCGCCGTTGACGACGCGGACCGACGTGTAGTCGACGCCCAGCCGGTCGGCGGCGATCTGGGCGAGCGCCGTCTCGATGCCCTGGCCCAGCGACGTGCCGCCCGAGTGCACCCGCACCAGCCCGCTGGGTTCGACCAGCACGTCGGCGGTCTCGTGCGGACCGAGCCCGCTCTTCTCCAGGAACATCGCGAACCCGAAGCCCGCCGTGCGGCCCTCGGCGCGCAGCCGCTCGGCTTCGGCCCGCCACGGCAGCGTCCGCTCCAGCGCGGTGCGGAGCAGCCCCGGGTAGTCGCCCGCGTCCAGAACGACGTCGGTGCCGAGCGCGCGCAACGGCCGGACGTGGGGCATTTCGTCGGCTCGCAGCAGGTTGCGACGGCGCAGCTCGGCGCGGTCGATGCCGATCCGGTCGGCCGCGACGTCCAGCAGGTGCTCCCGGGCGAACGTGCCCTCGTAGCGGCCGGGCGCGCGATAAGTGCCGCACGGCGTCTTGTTCGTCAGCACCACGTCGACCGCGGCGTGGTAGGCCGGAACCCGGTACGGCCCCGGCAGCATGCCGATCGTCAGCTCCGGCACCAGCAGCCCGTGCGTGCGCAGGTAGGCGCCGTTGTCGTGCACGATCTCGTCGCGCAGCGCGAGCAGGCGCGCGTCGGCGTCGAAGGCGGCGGCGACGCGGTGGCGCTGCTGCCTGGAGTGGTTGAGCGCGACCAGGCTCTCCGCCCGGTCCTCGGTCCACTTCACCGGCCGCCGCAGGTGCCGGGCGAGCCACGGGATCAGCAGGTCCTCGGGGTAGAACTCGCCCCTCGCGCCGAATCCGCCCCCGGTGTCCATCGCGTGCAGGCGGATCCGCTCCTGCGGCATGCCCAGCATCCGCGCGAGCACTCCGCGGTTGAACACCGGGACCTTGGTCGCACCCCAGACCTGCAGCGTCCGCGCGGCCACGTCGTACTCGGCGACCAGTCCGCGCGTCTCCAGCGGCACGGCGGCGTGCCTGCCGACCTCCAGCTCGAGCTCGACGACGTGCTCGGCCGCCGCGAACGCCCCGGCGACGTCGCCGTATCCGGCCTCCAGCGTGGCGACGGGCTTGGTGCCGGCCGCCTCCACCGCGGCGGGAAGCTCCCGCAGATCCACCACGACCAGTTCGGCGGCGTCCTCGGCGGTGTAGGGGTCCTCCGCCACCACCACGGCCACCGGTTCGCCGACGTAGCGGACCCGGTCGACGGCCAGGACCGGTTGCAGGCTCTCGGCGGGTTCGTCGCCGCGCGGCAGCCTGATGGGGATCGGCGGGATACCGGCCAGTTCCGCGCCCGTGATCACGGTGAGCACACCGGGCACACTCCGCGCCTGCGCGGTGTCGACGCCGAGGATCTCGGCGTGCGCCGAGCCGGAGCGCACCACCCGGGCGTGCGCCTGGCCGATGCGGTCGACGTCGTCGGCGAAGCGTCCCAGGCCGCGCAGGAGCCGGTCGTCCTCGTGCCTGCGCACGCTGGTGCCGATGACGCGGTGCCCGACGGCGGTGCCCGCGGTCGGCGCGCTGGTGGTGCTCATGCCCGCTCCCGCCTGCTCTCCGCGACGTCGGCGACCGCCTCGACGATCCCCTGGTACCCGGTGCAGCGGCACAGGTTCGCCGAGACCGCCTCGCGAATCTCCTCCCTGGTGGCGTCGGGGTTCTCGGCCAGGAACGCCTCGGCGAGCATCAGGAAGCCCGGTGTGCAGAACCCGCACTGCAAGCCGTGCCTGCGGGAGAACGCCTCCTGCAGGTCCGACAGCCGGTCCCC is a window of Saccharopolyspora erythraea NRRL 2338 DNA encoding:
- a CDS encoding enoyl-CoA hydratase/isomerase family protein; protein product: MSTSLRPSEPQAGVLLLALDRPKVHNALDLELVAALRKHISGAGPGTRAIVVCSQTSGRFCAGADLAVPDAERKAVSDELYALFEQMITAPVPIVAAIDGAAVGGGAQLALACDVRLGSERARFRFVGPAHGLSVGPWALPSTVGRHALELIFSQRFVEPEESVRIGLLDRVADAPLAEALAVARTVTGLDPDAVRRAKEHVVHGERLLERLARERTENGAVFTGEVPRR
- a CDS encoding SDR family NAD(P)-dependent oxidoreductase; this encodes MDLKLDGKTALVTGASKGIGRATAERLAAEGCDVVVVSRTEADILRAAKEITAAGGGEALGLAGDMSVTAEVERCVQAAIDRFGKIDIVVTCAGSSPGGLLEELTEEQWLGSMQLKFLGYVRTVRAVIGHMRERGEGSIVLVVGNDGLKPSYWEMTAGAANAADINFASSVAEQYGPMGIRCNTVNPGPVNTDRWAGLEAAFARDKQVSGDRAHELALASLPLGRICEPDEVADVVTFVASPRASYLNGAHIPLDGGQRKAIMDL
- a CDS encoding SRPBCC family protein, yielding MRLTNEVVLPAPPEQVFDLINDVERVAPCMPGATLQGRSGDDGYQGRVKVKVGPISAAYSGVVRFLEVDRAGSSIVLDARGADQHGGGAAEAKVRVRVRPHDEGSVLSLDTDLVIRGKVAQFGRGALGDVSQKLMEQFAGNLSGLLAEPAPAASPAEPAPAPPAAAPAAEPRAAEAELDGMSLVALPLAKRIAPLAAALAVGVVAGRLLGGRGRRRGVLADEIVDATVRVGADRYTLPARRVVTLLGRR
- a CDS encoding acetyl-CoA C-acetyltransferase; protein product: MRDAVICEPLRTPIGGFGGVFKTVPAAELAATVITALLERTGLPGSAVDEVILGHCYPSSDAPAIGRVAALDAGLPVEVGGTQIDRRCGSGLQAVLDAAMQIQTGVSDVVLAGGAESMSNAPFYTTEARWGIRGAGLQLHDSLARGRVTAGGANHPVPGGMLETAENLRREYGISRQEQDELAVRSQQRTAEAVSAGLFEEEIVPVTVRSRKGDTVVTADEHPRPDTTLDKLAGLKPVLGKSDPDATVTAGNASGQNDAAAVCVVTTSEKAAELGLRPLVRLVSWARAGVPPRTMGIGPVPATARALERAGLGLSDIDLIELNEAFAAQVLACTREWELKPADFDRLNVHGSGISLGHPVGATGGRILATLSREMKRRQARYGLETMCIGGGQGLAAVFERI
- a CDS encoding MFS transporter gives rise to the protein MKTGDQVVQELPWKWNTQGTIFLIGGLGFMFDAWDVTLNGFLIPLVGAEWGLSPGARGWVGTSNLIGMAVGAIVWGWIADTIGRRRAFSLTLLMFSLFSVAGAASPDFVTFCVFRFLAGVGLGGCIPVDYALVGEFTPAKVRGKVLTAMDVWWPIGATLCGVVSAGLIVATGSWRMLLLVMVLPALLLFWVRRSVPESPMYLVRKGRGEEARAVIDALVRRTGATAEPWVLPEPAPKAKLSPRALGGQLRDLWRFSAGITSASWALFLTVFLVYYGALTWLPSILISQGYGNYAAFMVTTLMTAIGIVGVLVSAWLVDVVGRKWVIGASGPLAALSLVLFAYQLDIDFAAKAWITAFGFLIELTIPALYAYVSELYPTELRASGFGWASTVSRIGAGFVPLIFGSLLWPHLGLPMTFAVIGVLLLLASLWMAVAAPETKGRELDEIGAQPSAQGAS
- a CDS encoding alpha/beta fold hydrolase, producing the protein MPHATTDDGVRLYYEEAGSGVPLVFVHEFAGDHRSWEPQIRHFSRSYRCVVYAARGFPPSDVPGDPAAYGQYRAVDDLAAVLDAIGAESAHVVGNSMGGFCALHFGLRYPSRARSMVVAGCGYGAHPDTQDTFRAESEKVAVAFETDGSAEMAQWYGYGPARVQFENKDPRGHAEHVAVLAEHDPIGAALTMRAVQKARPSLYALRGELAGCQVPALIVAGDEDEGVLETDLMLKRTMPRAGLLVLPRTGHVTNLEEPELFNIHVERFLAQVVNDRWPARDPRSLSTSTTGAK